A single region of the uncultured Fusobacterium sp. genome encodes:
- a CDS encoding haloacid dehalogenase-like hydrolase codes for MKRYLDCTASDLEKMNKEEFLKAIAASEGRLIVCETIGKVQPMLGDISNAEFVAAMGADMIILNVFDVNNPEVNGLPKVEKQEIIREIKKLTGCKVGINLEPLEESIESEVATDDTWQLSAGRKGTLENAKKAVEMGVDFIVLTGNPGIGVTNKAIADTLRIYKENLGDKVVLIAGKMHAAGILSEAGEKIITKKDIDEFILAGADIILMPAPGTVPGITMEYIRELVVHTHKVGKLTLTAIGTSQEGADINTIKQIALMCKMAGTDLHHLGDAGYIGMSLPENILEYGKTIRGVRHTYRRMAMSIKR; via the coding sequence ATGAAAAGATATTTAGATTGTACAGCTTCAGATTTAGAAAAAATGAATAAAGAGGAGTTTTTAAAAGCAATAGCAGCTAGTGAAGGAAGACTTATTGTTTGTGAAACTATAGGAAAAGTCCAACCTATGTTAGGGGATATAAGTAATGCTGAATTTGTTGCAGCAATGGGTGCTGATATGATAATATTAAATGTTTTTGATGTAAATAATCCAGAAGTAAATGGTTTACCTAAAGTTGAAAAACAAGAAATAATAAGAGAGATAAAAAAATTAACTGGTTGTAAAGTTGGAATTAATCTTGAACCATTAGAGGAAAGTATAGAAAGTGAAGTAGCTACAGATGATACTTGGCAACTTTCAGCAGGACGTAAAGGAACCTTAGAAAATGCTAAAAAAGCTGTAGAGATGGGAGTTGACTTTATAGTTTTAACAGGAAATCCTGGAATAGGAGTAACAAATAAAGCGATAGCAGATACTTTGAGAATATATAAAGAAAATTTAGGGGATAAAGTTGTATTAATAGCTGGAAAGATGCATGCTGCTGGAATTTTAAGTGAAGCAGGAGAAAAGATTATCACTAAAAAAGATATAGATGAATTTATTTTAGCAGGAGCAGATATTATTCTTATGCCAGCTCCTGGAACAGTACCAGGAATAACTATGGAATATATAAGAGAATTAGTAGTTCATACTCATAAAGTAGGTAAATTAACTCTTACAGCAATAGGAACATCTCAAGAAGGGGCAGATATAAATACAATTAAGCAAATAGCTCTTATGTGTAAAATGGCTGGTACAGATCTTCATCATTTAGGGGATGCTGGATATATAGGAATGTCTCTTCCAGAAAATATATTAGAATATGGAAAGACAATAAGAGGTGTGAGACATACTTATCGTAGAATGGCAATGTCAATAAAAAGATAA
- a CDS encoding MATE family efflux transporter — MGSNEMYIRMTESKISKLIPRLAIPTIITMLVTSIYNMADTFFVSQIGTSASAAVGINFSLMSMIQAIGFTLGMGSGNYVSRSLGRKDIDGAHRAAATAFFTAMTLGGILAISGLLFLEDFVEMLGATPTIAPYAKDYAKYILIATPYMCCAFVLNNLHRSQGNAFYSMLGLVTGGILNMVLDPILIFKFNMGISGAAIATIVSQFISFSILLFMSQRNKKNVTIKISKFTFKLWIYKEILKAGLPTLSRQGLASMSAVALNVCASPFGDAAIAAMSITVRIMLFINASLLGFGQGFQPVCGFNYGAKKYDRVLEAYYFCLKVGIVLLTTLGILCFIFAPEIIALFRREDLEVIEIGTVALRYQCLTLPIQASIVMANMLTQSIGYGFWATLVAMGRQGIFLIPALFVLPNLFGIRGLQYCQPFADICTFIVGLLVVRKVIKDLKIKRGEI, encoded by the coding sequence ATGGGGAGTAACGAGATGTATATTCGTATGACAGAATCAAAGATTTCAAAGTTAATTCCTAGACTTGCAATACCAACAATAATAACAATGTTAGTAACTTCAATTTATAATATGGCAGATACTTTTTTTGTAAGTCAGATAGGAACATCAGCTTCAGCAGCTGTGGGAATTAATTTCTCATTAATGTCAATGATACAAGCAATAGGTTTTACTCTAGGAATGGGAAGTGGAAATTATGTTTCAAGAAGTTTAGGAAGAAAGGATATAGATGGAGCACATAGAGCTGCTGCGACAGCTTTTTTTACTGCTATGACTTTAGGAGGAATTTTAGCTATATCAGGATTACTTTTTTTAGAGGATTTTGTAGAGATGTTAGGGGCGACTCCAACAATAGCTCCCTATGCTAAAGATTATGCTAAATATATTTTAATAGCTACACCATATATGTGCTGTGCCTTTGTTCTTAATAATCTACATAGATCACAAGGAAATGCTTTTTACTCTATGTTGGGTTTAGTTACTGGTGGAATTTTAAATATGGTATTAGATCCAATTTTAATTTTTAAATTTAATATGGGAATTTCAGGAGCTGCTATAGCTACTATAGTTAGTCAATTTATAAGCTTTAGTATTCTATTGTTTATGAGTCAAAGAAATAAAAAGAACGTAACAATAAAAATTAGTAAATTTACATTTAAATTATGGATTTATAAAGAGATATTAAAAGCAGGTTTACCAACTCTCTCAAGACAAGGATTAGCTAGTATGTCAGCAGTCGCTTTAAATGTTTGTGCAAGTCCTTTTGGAGATGCGGCAATTGCGGCAATGTCTATAACAGTAAGAATTATGTTATTTATAAATGCTTCATTATTAGGTTTTGGACAAGGATTTCAACCAGTATGTGGTTTTAATTATGGAGCTAAAAAATATGATAGAGTATTAGAAGCATATTATTTTTGTTTAAAAGTTGGAATAGTATTATTAACAACATTAGGAATTTTATGCTTTATTTTTGCTCCAGAGATAATAGCTCTTTTTAGAAGAGAGGATTTAGAAGTTATAGAGATAGGAACTGTAGCACTTCGTTATCAATGTTTGACTTTACCTATTCAAGCTTCTATTGTTATGGCAAATATGCTTACTCAATCTATTGGTTATGGTTTTTGGGCAACATTAGTAGCTATGGGAAGACAAGGAATATTTTTAATTCCAGCATTGTTTGTTTTACCTAATTTATTTGGAATAAGAGGATTACAATACTGTCAACCTTTTGCTGATATATGTACTTTTATTGTAGGATTATTAGTAGTGAGAAAGGTTATTAAAGATTTAAAAATAAAAAGAGGAGAGATATAG
- a CDS encoding sigma 54-interacting transcriptional regulator gives MKKHIAIITNAKEIRSAMKEQIDLIFDGLAESEIYSIEDGSINNLIKSDLYLLTSSAYEFLDEKFLKNKNIVITDYTVTKEKLKFLKSFPKGTRVIFFNVSFKMCIEAISMMYHLGVNNIEFIPAYPNMEKFPEGDIVMTPAESQLIPNNIGKRKIIDIGHRIIDANTIIEIALKLEFEHILYYKKIKEYLDTVATNDYSLSKIVEKATQAESQFSLLMKTTNIAILGVDKDNVLCSCNEGAEKILNKRSGAILGNNAEELLPNIPFKEVKKKGEEIKAKLIKIGEEYINLSIIPIIKAENYMGAFAIFQEFKEEEKKQNELRRQLLNKGHRAKYTFDDIIGENSTMLKLKALAQKMARIDSDILITGESGTGKELFAHAIHNYSHRKDYPFIVVNCAAIPETLLESELFGYEEGAFTGAKKGGKIGLFEFAHMGTLFLDELEGMSPTLQVKLLRVIQEKEIMRIGGDKVINVDVRIIATTNEELRELVKEGKFRKDLYYRMSAFPLIVPPLKERKDDLYLLTEKFMRNSGADFRFSPKAKKAFEMYNWEGNIRELKNYIEFLGFTEEKIIEFEDMPFAIKEYYEEMQEKDKIEKEQEKEEDCKEIFGRRYEDYLFLLKRIEECCNRGESSGRQKLVEICKKQEILLTEQEIRGILKKLEDLELIEVYKGRRGNKISNKGKELLDKLNE, from the coding sequence ATGAAAAAACATATTGCAATTATAACTAATGCTAAAGAGATAAGAAGTGCAATGAAAGAGCAGATAGATTTAATATTTGATGGATTAGCAGAGAGTGAAATATATAGTATAGAAGATGGAAGTATAAATAATTTAATAAAATCAGATTTATATCTTTTAACAAGTAGTGCTTATGAGTTTCTAGATGAAAAATTTTTAAAAAATAAAAATATTGTTATAACTGATTATACGGTAACTAAGGAAAAGTTGAAGTTTTTAAAAAGCTTTCCTAAAGGAACAAGAGTAATTTTTTTCAATGTAAGCTTTAAAATGTGTATAGAAGCAATATCGATGATGTATCACTTAGGAGTAAATAATATTGAGTTTATTCCAGCTTATCCAAATATGGAGAAATTTCCTGAAGGGGATATAGTAATGACTCCAGCAGAGAGTCAACTTATTCCTAATAATATAGGAAAAAGGAAAATAATTGATATAGGACATAGAATAATAGACGCTAATACAATAATAGAAATAGCTTTAAAGTTAGAGTTTGAACATATTTTATACTATAAAAAAATAAAAGAGTACTTAGATACAGTAGCTACTAATGATTATAGTTTAAGTAAAATAGTAGAAAAAGCTACTCAAGCTGAAAGTCAATTTTCTCTTCTTATGAAAACTACAAATATTGCTATATTAGGAGTAGATAAGGACAATGTTTTATGTTCTTGTAATGAAGGGGCAGAAAAAATATTAAATAAAAGAAGTGGAGCTATATTAGGAAATAATGCTGAAGAATTGTTACCTAATATCCCTTTTAAAGAAGTAAAGAAAAAAGGAGAAGAGATAAAAGCTAAATTGATAAAGATAGGAGAGGAATATATAAATCTTTCAATTATTCCTATAATAAAAGCTGAAAACTATATGGGAGCTTTTGCAATTTTTCAAGAGTTTAAAGAGGAAGAGAAAAAGCAAAATGAATTAAGAAGACAACTTTTAAATAAAGGGCATAGAGCAAAATATACATTTGATGATATAATTGGAGAAAATTCAACTATGTTAAAATTAAAAGCTCTAGCTCAAAAAATGGCTAGAATAGATTCAGATATTCTTATTACTGGAGAGAGTGGAACAGGAAAAGAGTTATTTGCCCATGCTATCCATAATTATTCTCATAGAAAAGATTATCCTTTTATAGTTGTAAATTGTGCTGCTATTCCAGAGACTCTTTTAGAGAGTGAACTTTTTGGATATGAAGAGGGAGCTTTTACTGGAGCTAAAAAAGGAGGGAAAATAGGACTTTTTGAATTTGCTCATATGGGAACACTATTTTTAGATGAGTTAGAAGGGATGAGTCCAACATTACAAGTAAAGTTACTTCGTGTAATTCAAGAGAAAGAGATTATGAGAATAGGTGGAGATAAAGTAATAAATGTTGATGTAAGAATAATAGCTACTACTAATGAAGAGTTAAGAGAATTAGTAAAAGAGGGAAAATTTAGGAAAGATTTGTATTATAGAATGAGTGCATTTCCTCTTATAGTTCCGCCACTTAAGGAGAGAAAAGATGATTTATATCTTTTAACTGAAAAATTTATGAGAAATAGTGGGGCAGATTTTAGATTTTCTCCTAAAGCTAAAAAAGCTTTTGAAATGTATAATTGGGAAGGAAATATAAGAGAATTAAAGAATTATATTGAATTTTTAGGATTTACAGAAGAGAAAATAATTGAATTTGAAGATATGCCATTTGCTATAAAAGAGTATTATGAAGAGATGCAAGAAAAAGATAAAATAGAAAAAGAGCAAGAAAAAGAAGAGGATTGTAAAGAGATATTTGGAAGAAGATATGAAGATTATCTATTTTTATTAAAAAGAATAGAAGAGTGTTGTAATAGAGGAGAGAGTAGTGGTAGGCAAAAATTAGTTGAAATTTGTAAAAAGCAAGAAATTTTATTAACAGAACAGGAAATTAGAGGAATTTTAAAAAAATTGGAAGATTTAGAACTTATAGAAGTTTATAAAGGACGTCGTGGAAATAAAATATCAAATAAGGGAAAAGAGTTATTAGATAAATTGAATGAATAG
- a CDS encoding dicarboxylate/amino acid:cation symporter → MGEKKQSIWEAYKFSILLIGAILIGSLIGIHFGEAAVKLKPLGDLFINGMFMIVVPLVFITISSSIAGMNDMNRLGKIMKNLFLIFVGTGIVAFFYVFVVVKIFSPAAGVALEMPAAEALKPFQTGDQIVKAITVTDFPELISRKNMLPLIIFSIVFGICVNMIGEKGRAIAQGLEALSEVFLKMIGLLMYYAPIGLGAYFAALVGEHGKELLGSYARAIAVYYPLCLVYMFTAFPVYAYISAGKEGIRALKHVISPAITAVATQSSIATLPVNLEACKKIGVPKDIREIVLPIGATAHMDGTVLSTILKISFLFGIFQIPFEGMGTYLSALALSVVGGVVMSGVPGGGLIGEMLIVTMYGFPAEAFPIIATIGYLVDPFATMINASGDTMASMLVTRAVEGKDWIKRNLGND, encoded by the coding sequence ATGGGAGAAAAGAAACAAAGTATATGGGAAGCTTATAAGTTTTCAATATTATTAATAGGAGCAATTTTAATAGGAAGTTTAATAGGAATACATTTTGGGGAAGCAGCTGTAAAACTAAAACCACTTGGAGATCTATTTATAAATGGTATGTTCATGATAGTAGTACCATTAGTATTTATAACTATCAGTAGTTCAATAGCCGGAATGAATGATATGAATAGATTAGGAAAAATTATGAAAAATCTATTCTTAATCTTTGTAGGAACAGGAATAGTAGCATTTTTCTATGTTTTTGTAGTTGTAAAAATATTTTCACCAGCAGCAGGAGTAGCTTTAGAGATGCCAGCAGCAGAAGCTTTAAAACCTTTCCAAACTGGAGATCAAATAGTAAAAGCTATTACAGTTACAGACTTTCCAGAGCTAATATCTAGAAAAAATATGTTACCACTTATTATTTTCTCAATAGTATTTGGTATCTGTGTAAATATGATAGGAGAAAAGGGAAGAGCAATAGCTCAAGGACTAGAGGCATTATCAGAAGTTTTCTTAAAGATGATAGGATTATTAATGTATTATGCACCAATAGGATTAGGAGCATACTTTGCAGCTTTAGTAGGAGAGCATGGAAAAGAGTTATTAGGTTCATATGCGAGAGCAATAGCTGTATACTATCCATTATGTTTAGTATATATGTTTACAGCTTTTCCAGTATATGCTTATATATCAGCTGGAAAAGAGGGAATAAGAGCATTAAAACATGTAATTTCTCCAGCTATTACTGCGGTAGCTACTCAAAGTAGTATAGCTACACTACCAGTAAACTTAGAGGCTTGTAAAAAAATAGGAGTACCTAAGGATATTAGAGAGATAGTTTTACCAATAGGAGCAACAGCTCATATGGATGGAACAGTTTTAAGTACAATATTAAAAATTTCTTTCTTATTTGGAATTTTCCAAATACCATTTGAGGGAATGGGAACATATTTAAGTGCTCTAGCTTTATCAGTAGTAGGTGGAGTAGTTATGTCAGGAGTACCTGGTGGAGGACTAATAGGAGAGATGTTAATAGTAACTATGTATGGATTCCCAGCTGAAGCTTTCCCAATCATAGCTACAATAGGATATCTTGTTGACCCATTTGCAACTATGATAAATGCTAGTGGAGATACTATGGCATCAATGTTAGTAACAAGAGCAGTTGAAGGAAAAGATTGGATAAAAAGAAATTTAGGGAACGACTAA
- a CDS encoding MalY/PatB family protein, whose amino-acid sequence MKYNFNEKIDRSENHSAKWAEMEMKFGRKDLTPMWVADMDIKAAPEIVEAMKKKVEQEIFGYVYRPDSYYESAANWLKKRFGYKISPSTLIHSPGVVPSMSILVKMLTKETDRILIQSPVYPPFAAAVKDNGRKLIENNLIKDEKGYYTIDFEDLENKLALEDVTLFILCNPHNPVGRVWRREELEKMGELCKKHNVRILADEIWRDLIMPGYKHIPMASINKEIEDITITLFSPTKSFNLAGLQASFATFPRAEERKEFDDILGQMDVKRNNPFSLVAFETAYEKCENWLEQLIEHIDGNMQYVIDFINERLPMIKTVKPEGTYLMWLDFNNIGIAQDKIQEFLINEAKVAMNDGGTFGENGKGFARMNVACPRYMVEEAMEKIEKAIKNLK is encoded by the coding sequence ATGAAATATAATTTTAATGAAAAAATAGATAGAAGTGAAAATCATTCAGCAAAATGGGCAGAAATGGAAATGAAATTTGGGAGAAAGGATTTAACTCCTATGTGGGTTGCAGATATGGATATAAAAGCAGCTCCTGAAATTGTTGAAGCAATGAAAAAAAAGGTAGAACAAGAAATTTTTGGATATGTTTATAGACCAGATTCATACTATGAAAGTGCAGCTAATTGGTTAAAAAAGAGATTTGGATATAAAATATCTCCAAGTACACTAATTCATAGTCCTGGAGTTGTTCCAAGCATGTCTATACTTGTAAAGATGTTAACAAAAGAAACAGATAGAATTTTAATTCAATCTCCAGTATATCCACCTTTTGCAGCTGCTGTTAAGGATAATGGAAGAAAATTAATAGAAAATAATTTAATTAAAGATGAAAAAGGATATTATACAATAGATTTTGAAGATTTAGAGAATAAATTAGCTTTAGAAGATGTAACTTTATTTATTTTATGTAACCCTCATAACCCAGTAGGAAGAGTATGGAGAAGAGAAGAACTTGAAAAAATGGGAGAGCTTTGTAAAAAACATAATGTTAGAATTCTTGCAGATGAAATTTGGAGAGATTTAATAATGCCAGGATATAAACATATTCCTATGGCTTCTATTAATAAAGAGATAGAGGATATTACTATTACACTATTTTCTCCAACTAAATCATTTAACTTAGCTGGACTTCAAGCTTCATTTGCCACTTTCCCAAGAGCTGAAGAAAGAAAAGAGTTTGATGATATATTAGGACAAATGGATGTAAAAAGAAATAATCCATTTAGTTTAGTAGCTTTTGAAACTGCCTATGAAAAATGTGAAAATTGGCTAGAACAATTAATAGAGCATATAGATGGAAATATGCAATATGTGATAGATTTTATAAATGAGAGATTACCTATGATAAAAACAGTAAAACCTGAAGGAACATATTTAATGTGGTTAGATTTTAATAATATTGGAATTGCTCAAGATAAAATTCAAGAGTTTTTAATTAATGAAGCTAAAGTAGCTATGAACGATGGAGGAACTTTTGGAGAAAATGGAAAAGGATTTGCTAGAATGAATGTAGCTTGTCCTAGATATATGGTTGAAGAAGCTATGGAAAAAATAGAAAAGGCCATAAAAAACTTAAAATAA
- a CDS encoding glutaredoxin: MKVIVIGSHLCEDTRNALSILKEKNVEVEFFNLSEDLAALKKYLQYRETETMYEEVRKNGGIGIPLLVLEDGTKTFDVNEILNRLG; this comes from the coding sequence ATGAAAGTAATAGTTATAGGAAGTCATCTATGTGAAGATACAAGAAATGCATTATCAATATTAAAAGAAAAAAATGTAGAAGTAGAGTTTTTTAACCTATCTGAAGACCTAGCAGCATTAAAAAAATATCTTCAATATAGAGAAACAGAAACTATGTATGAAGAAGTTAGAAAAAATGGTGGAATAGGAATACCACTTTTAGTATTAGAGGATGGAACAAAAACATTTGATGTAAATGAAATTTTAAATAGATTAGGATAA